The following are encoded in a window of Panicum virgatum strain AP13 chromosome 5N, P.virgatum_v5, whole genome shotgun sequence genomic DNA:
- the LOC120672048 gene encoding two-component response regulator-like APRR5, with protein MFRHSAAAASPSSAPSYSDALMHHQHAAASFPAALSVTVPAQIPRGAAAGYLDGNVGAFSSPPSSCYSSSLPAASSYYNSIQRSISSHSLPMHIQLADVSFGGGSNGFLSPSSPSPHQLPLPPLSSSPSSSSGDLFEFTSSCPVRRVFSTGDLQGMNGSSPPRPVPSGDGCGQEGGGPFSQKVGRYSAEERKERIERYRVKRHQRNFNKKITYACRKTLADSRPRVKGRFARNGEAEAEAEADEREASDISYEYCCGHKELSNGNSTHNGGGGGGNHYRLLNGLGSNGAVSASSGAGDNGEWWWRAPGAAAAAADDAQRLQRQVGFDEDDELWATLGDMLSVHQLAS; from the exons ATGTTCcgccactccgccgccgccgcctccccctcgtCGGCGCCCTCCTACAGCGACGCCCTCATGCACCACCagcacgcggcggcgagcttcccCGCCGCGCTGTCCGTCACCGTCCCGGCCCAGATcccgcgcggcgccgcggcggggtaCCTCGACGGCAATGTTGGCGCGttctcgtcgccgccgtcgtcctgcTACTCCTCGTCGCTGCCTGCTGCTTCGTCCTACTACAACAGCATCCAGAGGAGCATCAGCTCCCACTCGCTCCCGATGCACATCCAGCTCGCCGACGTGTccttcggcggcggcagcaatgGCTTCTTGTCGCCGTCCTCCCCGTCCCCGCAccagctgccgctgccgccgctctcctcctccccgtccTCTTCCTCCGGCGACCTCTTCGAGTTCACCTCGTCGTGCCCCGTCCGCCGCGTCTTCAGCACCGGCGACCTCCAG GGGATGAACGGGTCGTCGCCGCCACGGCCGGTGCCGTCGGGCGACGGCTGCGGCCAAGAGGGAGGCGGGCCGTTCTCGCAGAAGGTCGGGCGCTACAGCGCCGAGGAGAGGAAAGAGCGGATCGAGCGCTACCGCGTCAAACGGCATCAGAGGAACTTCAACAAGAAGATCACT tACGCGTGCAGGAAGACGCTGGCCGACAGCCGGCCGCGGGTGAAGGGGCGGTTCGCGCGGAACGGCGaggccgaggcggaggcggaggccgacGAGCGCGAGGCGTCGGACATCAGCTACGAGTACTGCTGCGGCCACAAAGAACTCAGCAACGGCAACAGCACccacaacggcggcggcggcggcggcaaccacTACAGGCTGCTGAACGGGCTCGGCAGCAACGGCGCCGTGTCGGCATCCAGCGGCGCGGGCGACAATGGCGAGTGGTGGTGGCGGGcgcctggtgccgccgccgccgcggccgacgaTGCGCAGCGGCTGCAGCGGCAGGTCGGCTTCGACGAAGATGACGAGCTGTGGGCGACCCTCGGCGACATGCTGTCGGTGCACCAGCTGGcgtcctag
- the LOC120675844 gene encoding protein NETWORKED 2A-like yields MLRRAASNAYSWWWASHIRSTQSKWLDSNLQEMETRVKAMIKLIEIDADTFARKAELYFKNRPELVSLVEETYRSYQALADRCDRISGELHKSNHTIATAFPEQVQLSLQNDNGDGFPKGITGININRGTSPAPKRAPTHRRISSQMSKDKAQETIERLQKEILVLQTEKEFFKSSYESSLNKYLDIERRATEMQEEVWSLQETFSTSAVIEDNEARALMAARALVSCEDTLINLQGQQKRSSQQARTEFERVIDAKTKLKSFKTECGHPDNQKELSDHQYVVTSSPHPSTEDNDTISQGRRLELQEISQKVKRQFESCSEASVVHLAGKVDEFVDRVIALEIAASSHNAQINRMKAEADELHKRVDSLEEEKAALVSDSSKLSERLKQIEEVLQTIRRIEKSVHTENENIHKQLTEACSSLTDFVEKLDTPLSEEILDSYEESKGVASQEDTDKPDTLSEPLQADSGTSGKSMDEDSLDSFDISSETHEEEPDGTLGWQQLVLNGLEGKDKILLKDYASILRNYKDTKKQLSEIEKKNREYHLEAMTEMKELKSANATKDDEIRSLRRMLSSLRTKLNTSPLQCAEKSEESPKAKTDPNLEDKEIGALEEYMKNCQDEEPPLSSLEEKFRDEISRVLEESLDFWLRFSTSYRYIQKFQSSFDKAKAELDRLTDPKAQEGLDPGSASQSARKEESAALEKTFRDLSTDLQVWLEKNVLLQGELEGRFSSLCSIQEEISRITTVDETNEAHFTPFQAAKFQGEVSNMKQENNKVTKELQAGLDHVRGLQVEIGRALLKLKDNIELSIGRSNRAQQNFRSLSVKAGVPLRTFLFGSKPKKPSLFSCMPAMPKPVYDMRPKPGLFR; encoded by the exons ATgctgcggcgcgcggcgagcaACGCCTACTCGTGGTGGTGGGCGAGCCACATCCGCAGCACGCAGTCCAAATGGCTCGACAGCAATCTCCAAG AGATGGAAACGAGGGTGAAGGCCATGATCAAGCTCATAGAAATAGATGCTGACACTTTCGCAAGGAAAGCGGAGCTGTACTTCAAGAACAGACCTGAGCTTGTAAGCCTTGTTGAGGAGACATATAGATCTTACCAAGCGCTCGCAGATCGATGTGATCGGATATCAGGGGAGCTGCACAAGTCAAACCACACCATAGCAACCGCGTTCCCAGAGCAAGTCCAACTCTCGCTACAAAATGACAATGGTGATGGATTCCCGAAAGGCATCACAGGGATCAATATCAACAGAGGTACTAGTCCAGCTCCAAAGAGAGCACCGACACACAGAAGGATTAGCTCTCAGATGAGCAAAGACAAGGCACAAGAAACAATCGAGAGGCTACAGAAggaaattttggtgttgcagaCAGAGAAAGAGTTCTTCAAGAGCTCTTATGAATCTTCACTGAATAAGTACTTGGATATTGAAAGAAGGGCAACTGAGATGCAAGAGGAGGTCTGGAGCTTGCAAGAGACTTTTAGTACCAGTGCAGTTATTGAAGACAATGAGGCTCGAGCTTTGATGGCTGCACGGGCCCTTGTTTCTTGTGAGGATACACTGATTAACTTGCAAGGTCAGCAAAAGCGATCATCTCAACAGGCAAGAACAGAGTTCGAACGAGTCATAGACGCAAAAACAAAGCTAAAATCTTTCAAGACTGAATGTGGGCACCCTGATAATCAAAAGGAGCTAAGTGATCATCAATATGTAGTGACCAGCTCTCCACATCCATCTACAGAGGATAATGATACCATTTCTCAAGGCCGCAGGCTTGAGCTGCAGGAGATAAGCCAAAAGGTCAAACGGCAGTTTGAGTCATGCTCAGAGGCATCTGTAGTGCATCTAGCAGGAAAGGTCGATGAGTTTGTGGATAGGGTGATTGCGCTAGAAATTGCAGCTTCGTCGCATAATGCTCAAATCAATAGAATGAAAGCTGAGGCAGATGAGCTGCATAAGCGCGTAGACAGTTTGGAGGAAGAGAAGGCAGCTTTAGTTAGTGATTCCAGCAAGCTGTCTGAGAGGTTGAAGCAAATCGAGGAGGTGCTGCAAACAATTCGTCGGATTGAGAAGTCTGTGCATACTGAAAATGAAAATATTCACAAACAATTGACTGAAGCCTGCAGCAGTCTTACAGATTTTGTGGAGAAATTGGATACTCCTCTAAGTGAAGAAATTCTTGATTCATATGAAGAGTCTAAAGGAGTTGCTTCTCAAGAAGACACAGATAAGCCTGACACACTCTCTGAGCCATTACAAGCTGATTCAGGAACTTCAGGTAAATCGATGGATGAAGACTCCTTGGACTCATTTGATATCTCTAGTGAGACGCACGAAGAAGAGCCAGATGGCACCTTAGGGTGGCAACAACTAGTTTTGAATGGGTTGGAGGGAAAGGATAAAATCCTCCTAAAAGATTATGCATCCATCCTTCGAAACTACAAAGATACAAAGAAACAGCTTTCAGAAATTGAGAAGAAAAATCGAGAATATCATCTTGAGGCTATGACAGAAATGAAGGAGTTAAAGAGTGccaacgcaacaaaagatgacgAGATTCGCTCTCTTAGGCGAATGTTAAGCTCTTTACGGACCAAGCTCAACACTTCTCCACTTCAATGTGCTGAGAAGTCTGAAGAATCACCCAAAGCAAAAACTGATCCTAATCTTGAAGACAAAGAGATTGGTGCATTAGAAGAATACATGAAAAATTGCCAAGATGAAGAACCACCTCTTTCTTCGTTAGAAGAGAAATTCAGAGACGAAATTAGTAGAGTACTGGAGGAAAGCTTGGACTTCTGGTTGAGGTTCAGTACATCGTACCGATATATCCAGAAATTCCAGAGTTCATTTGATAAAGCGAAAGCTGAACTGGATAGACTTACTGATCCAAAAGCTCAGGAGGGCTTAGACCCTGGTTCTGCTAGTCAGTCTGCCAGAAAAGAAGAGTCAGCTGCCCTTGAAAAGACATTTCGCGACCTTAGTACTGATTTACAAGTTTGGTTGGAAAAGAATGTGTTGTTACAGGGGGAGCTAGAGGGTAGATTCTCTTCGCTGTGCAGCATACAAGAGGAGATATCAAGGATCACAACGGTGGATGAAACCAACGAAGCTCACTTTACCCCTTTCCAGGCTGCAAAGTTCCAAGGTGAGGTGAGTAATATGAAGCAAGAAAATAACAAGGTCACCAAAGAGCTACAAGCTGGGCTTGACCATGTAAGGGGCCTCCAAGTGGAGATTGGTAGGGCTCTTCTGAAGCTCAAAGACAATATCGAACTATCCATTGGGAGAAGCAACCGAGCACAACAGAACTTCAGATCACTGTCAGTGAAGGCTGGGGTACCTCTACGAACTTTCTTATTTGGTTCTAAGCCAAAAAAGCCATCGTTATTTTCATGTATGCCTGCAATGCCGAAGCCGGTTTATGACATGAGGCCAAAGCCAGGGCTTTTTAGATAA
- the LOC120671831 gene encoding uncharacterized protein LOC120671831, which translates to MEGADFKESEAESVIKVAREPAIIINGVPDLPPDCTAGALPEVKNDAKSQVDPHFGEWLEGRKVRKLFGDTYYVGKVVKYDSEGNWYNIIYDDGDQEDLEWCELEEVLLPLDITVPLRTLVIDKCKLQGSIPDYSRPKVGRPKKLYATIGGDTKRTSNMVTVSHGNDVTNNQMVMFGVEGQASNQSRKRGRPRKDGSLSANSQPKKRGRPPKNRNSLGNSQSAENTPDSLALVPVQDNAHESSRSQNSTLQHNTMTVRAEKLKRENLRVQGTPSGTQKF; encoded by the coding sequence ATGGAAGGGGCTGATTTCAAAGAGTCAGAAGCTGAATCTGTCATCAAAGTTGCTAGAGAGCCTGCCATCATTATCAATGGTGTTCCAGACTTGCCCCCTGATTGCACTGCTGGTGCTCTACCTGAGGTAAAAAATGATGCAAAATCTCAAGTTGATCCTCATTTTGGTGAATGGCTAGAAGGGAGGAAGGTGAGGAAGCTTTTCGGAGACACATATTATGTCGGGAAAGTAGTCAAGTATGACAGTGAAGGCAACTGGTACAATATCATCTACGATGATGGAGACCAGGAAGATCTTGAGTGGTGTGAACTTGAGGAGGTCCTGCTGCCGTTGGACATAACTGTTCCACTCAGAACACTTGTTATTGACAAATGCAAACTTCAGGGATCAATTCCTGACTACAGCAGACCTAAGGTGGGTAGACCAAAGAAACTATATGCTACAATTGGTGGTGATACGAAGAGAACGTCAAATATGGTTACAGTATCCCATGGAAATGATGTTACGAACAATCAGATGGTTATGTTTGGAGTAGAGGGGCAGGCTAGTAATCAATCTAGAAAGAGGGGCAGGCCTCGAAAGGATGGATCTTTATCTGCCAATAGTCAACCTAAAAAAAGAGGGCGGCCTCCGAAAAACAGGAATTCTTTAGGAAATTCTCAGAGTGCAGAAAATACTCCTGATTCTCTGGCCCTTGTGCCAGTGCAAGACAATGCGCATGAATCTTCCAGGAGCCAGAACAGCACCCTTCAGCACAATACAATGACAGTTCGGGCTGAAAAACTTAAAAGAGAAAATTTGCGTGTTCAAGGCACACCATCAGGAACCCAGAAATTCTAG
- the LOC120671830 gene encoding putative respiratory burst oxidase homolog protein H: MAGYGDRRSPPLDGIAVDGGGRAQSPGAGAGAGAGAGAGRLPPPPGGFARGLMKQPSRLASGVRQFASRVSMKVPEGVAGMRPGRMTRMQSSAQVGLRGLRFLDKTSGGKEGWKAVERRFDEMTKGSGRLQKESFGKCIGMGDSKEFAGELFVALARRRNLEPEDGITKEQLKEFWEEMTDQNFDSRLRTFFDMCDKNGDGMLTEDEVKEVIILSASANKLAKLKGHAATYASLIMEELDPDDRGYIEIWQLETLLRGMVSAQAPEKLKRTTSSLARTMIPSRYRSPLKRHLSKTVDFIHENCKRIWLVTLWLVVNLALFVYKFEQYKRRSAFQVMGYCVCVAKGAAETLKLNMALILLPVCRNTLTTLRSTALSHVIPFDDNINFHKIMALSIAIATAIHTLAHVTCDFPRLISCPTDKFMATLGSNFHYKQPTYPDLLQSIPGVTGILMIIIMSFSFTLATHSFRRSVVKLPSPLHHLAGFNAFWYAHHLLVLAYILLVVHSYFIFLTREWYKKTTWMYLIVPVLFYACERTIRKVRENNYRVSIVKAAIYPGNVLSIHMKKPPGFKYKSGMYLFVKCPDVSPFEWHPFSITSAPGDDYLSVHIRTLGDWTSELRNLFGKACEAEVTSKKATLTRLETTVVADARIEDTRFPRVYIDGPYGAPAQNYKKYDILLLIGLGIGATPFISILKDMLNNLKSNEEVESIHGSEIGSFKNNGPGRAYFYWVTREQGSFEWFKGVMNDVAESDHSNVLEMHNYLTSVYEEGDARSALIAMVQSLQHAKNGVDIVSGSRIRTHFARPNWRKVFSDLANAHKNSRIGVFYCGSPTLTKQLKELSKEFSQTTTTRFHFHKENF; this comes from the exons ATGGCGGGGTACGGGGACcggcggtcgccgccgctggACGGCATCGCCGTCGACGGGGGCGGCAGGGCGCAGTcgccgggcgcgggcgcgggcgcgggggcgggggcgggggcggggagactcccgccgccgccgggcgggtTTGCGCGCGGGCTCATGAAGCAGCCGTCGCGGCTGGCGTCCGGGGTGCGGCAGTTCGCGTCGCGGGTGTCGATGAAGGTGCCCGAGGGGGTGGCCGGGATGCGGCCGGGCCGGATGACGCGGATGCAGTCCAGCGCCCAGGTGGGGCTCCGCGGGCTCCGGTTCCTTGACAAGACATCCGGCGGGAAGGAGGGGTGGAAGGCCGTCGAGCGCCGCTTCGACGAGATGACCAAGGGCAGCGGCCGACTCCAGAAGGAGAGCTTCGGCAAGTGCATCG GCATGGGGGACTCCAAGGAATTTGCCGGCGAGCTGTTTGTGgcgctggcgcggcggcggaaccTGGAGCCAGAGGACGGCATCACCAAGGAGCAGCTCAAGGAGTTCTGGGAGGAGATGACCGACCAGAACTTCGACTCGCGGCTGCGCACTTTCTTTGACAT GTGCGACAAGAACGGCGATGGGATGCTCACGGAAGACGAAGTCAAAGAG GTTATTATACTCAGTGCGTCAGCGAACAAGCTGGCCAAGTTGAAGGGGCACGCGGCCACCTACGCGTCGCTGATCATGGAGGAGCTCGACCCCGATGACCGTGGCTACATCGAG ATTtggcagctggagacgctgctCCGTGGCATGGTGAGCGCGCAGGCGCCGGAGAAGCTGAAGCGAACGACGTCGAGCCTGGCGCGGACGATGATCCCATCACGGTACCGGAGCCCGCTGAAGCGGCACCTGTCCAAGACGGTGGACTTCATCCACGAGAACTGCAAGCGGATATGGCTCGTCACGCTGTGGCTGGTCGTCAATCTCGCCCTGTTCGTGTACAAGTTCGAGCAATACAAGCGCCGGTCTGCGTTCCAGGTGATGGGCTACTGCGTCTGTGTCGCCAAGGGTGCTGCCGAGACCCTCAAGCTCAACATGGCGCTCATCCTGCTACCCGTCTGCCGGAACACATTGACGACGCTCAGGTCCACCGCGCTCAGCCATGTCATACCCTTTGATGACAACATCAACTTCCACAAGATCATGGCGCTGTCGATTGCTATCGCCACGGCGATCCACACGCTCGCACACGTCACCTGCGACTTCCCGAGGCTGATCAGCTGCCCAACGGACAAGTTCATGGCCACCTTGGGGTCCAACTTTCACTACAAGCAGCCAACGTACCCGGACCTGCTGCAGAGCATACCCGGGGTCACCGGCATCCTCATGATCATCATAATGTCCTTCTCCTTCACGCTGGCAACGCACTCCTTCAGGCGGAGCGTGGTGAAACTGCCGTCGCCCCTCCACCACCTTGCCGGTTTCAATGCCTTCTGGTACGCCCACCACCTTCTGGTGCTCGCGTATATCCTGCTGGTGGTGCACTCCTACTTCATATTCCTCACCAGGGAGTGGTACAAGAAGACG ACATGGATGTACTTGATTGTTCCTGTCCTCTTCTATGCCTGTGAAAGAACTATCAGAAAAGTCCGTGAGAACAACTATCGCGTGAGCATTGTGAAG GCAGCAATTTATCCTGGGAATGTGCTCTCTATTCAcatgaagaagccacctgggttCAAGTACAAGAGTGGGATGTACCTGTTTGTAAAATGCCCAGATGTCTCGCCTTTCGAATG GCACCCCTTCTCTATTACTTCTGCGCCAGGTGATGACTACTTGAGCGTACATATCCGTACGCTGGGTGACTGGACATCTGAACTTCGTAACCTTTTTGGAAAG GCTTGCGAGGCCGAAGTAACTTCCAAGAAGGCTACCCTAACAAGACTTGAAACTACAGTTGTGGCAGACGCCCGGATAGAGGACACCAG GTTTCCAAGGGTTTATATAGATGGTCCTTATGGTGCACCAGCacaaaattacaaaaaatatGATATTCTTTTGCTTATCGGTCTCGGAATTGGAGCAACTCCTTTCATCAGCATACTGAAGGATATGTTGAACAACCTAAAATCCAATGAA GAGGTGGAAAGCATCCACGGCTCTGAGATAGGCAGCTTCAAGAACAATGGTCCAGGAAGAGCTTATTTCTACTGGGTTACTAGGGAGCAAGGATCATTCGAATGGTTCAAAGGAGTCATGAATGATGTTGCCGAAAGCGATCACAGC AATGTTCTAGAGATGCACAATTACCTAACCAGCGTCTATGAAGAAGGCGACGCAAGGTCAGCTCTGATTGCCATGGTGCAGTCACTTCAGCATGCAAAAAATGGCGTGGACATTGTTTCCGGCAGCAGG ATTCGGACACATTTTGCAAGGCCAAACTGGAGAAAAGTATTCTCTGATTTGGCCAATGCCCACAAGAACTCTCGCATAG GTGTTTTCTACTGTGGATCTCCAACACTCACAAAACAACTCAAGGAACTTTCAAAGGAATTCAGCCAGACAACCACGACTAGGTTCCATTTCCACAAGGAAAACTTCTAA